From a region of the Triticum aestivum cultivar Chinese Spring chromosome 7D, IWGSC CS RefSeq v2.1, whole genome shotgun sequence genome:
- the LOC123166540 gene encoding U-box domain-containing protein 33, protein MEEAAAGAGEEEVYCAVGKEQWNWKANLRWVLANFPGRRLVLAHVHRPPHRINMMGAWVPVSQVGAAMVAACRKWEEDEASEALDQLLRICKAHRVDARKVIVSGDDLAGGLVQLVADHGVGELVMGAAADRAYSRKMRAPKSKKAATVQLKASPSCRIWFVCKGKLICTREASDEGLISRGEPSTASTSPRPTASDCSTSASSSHRHGDGAAEPVGIHDSTTPSHHGSGDAMEMDDSFAEKLKAEETRPQPEAVVESMPVTDGDHGASVLRFGLPELEAATCRFGESARIGIAGIGRAGVYRGSLRGVSVAVRVISPDAAVGEARFAREADAIGRLSHPSLVALVGTCPEARAVVHELVPAGSLEDRLDQGGEGTLPPLPWMARCRVAHQVCSALAFLHASFKTVHGDVRPTNILLLDQADERRSSIKLAGLGMRGLLAQAEQQRAGREALAYVDKRYVATGEPTPQCDVHALGLLLLRLVTGLPARWAKKAALEAAAGGGRAWQQVVDASAGGWPTEVATEVALLGLRCCAVSDGRVACRPAGELLEEARAALEATMDAAPGRTWSSSLLSSSETEASNGGGARPVLHPLPDNEDPNNNMCASSSRSTR, encoded by the exons ATGGAGGAGGCGGCagccggcgccggcgaggaggaggtgtACTGCGCGGTGGGGAAGGAGCAGTGgaactggaaggcgaacctgcggTGGGTGCTGGCCAACTTCCCCGGCCGCCGCCTCGTGCTCGCCCACGTCCACCGCCCGCCGCACCGCATCAACATGA TGGGGGCGTGGGTGCCGGTGAGCCAGGTGGGAGCAGCCATGGTGGCAGCGTGCAGGAAGTGGGAGGAGGACGAGGCCAGCGAGGCCCTCGACCAGCTGCTCCGCATCTGCAAAGCCCACCGC GTGGACGCGCGCAAGGTCATCGTCTCCGGCGACGACCTGGCGGGTGGGCTGGTGCAGCTCGTCGCCGACCATGGCGTCGGCGAGCTCGTCATGGGCGCCGCCGCCGACCGGGCCTACTCGAG GAAGATGCGGGCGCCCAAGTCCAAGAAGGCGGCCACCGTGCAGCTCAAGGCCAGCCCCTCTTGCAGGATCTGGTTCGTCTGCAAAGGCAAGCTTATCTGCACCAG AGAGGCCAGCGACGAGGGGCTGATAAGCAGAGGAGAGCCATCCACGGCGAGCACCAGCCCACGGCCAACCGCCTCCGACTGCTCGACATCGGCATCCTCGTCGCACCGGCACGGCGATGGCGCCGCCGAGCCGGTCGGCATCCACGACTCGACCACGCCCTCACACCATGGTTCG GGTGACGCGATGGAGATGGACGATTCGTTCGCGGAGAAGCTCAAGGCCGAAGAGACTCGCCCGCAACCTGAAGCTGTGGTGGAATCCATGCCCGTGACGGATGGTGATCATGGTGCCAGTGTCTTGCGGTTCGGTTTGCCGGAGCTGGAGGCGGCCACATGCCGTTTCGGCGAGTCTGCCAGGATCGGCATTGCCGGCATTGGCCGCGCCGGCGTGTACAGAGGGAGCCTGCGCGGCGTGAGCGTCGCCGTCAGGGTCATCTCCCCCGATGCCGCCGTCGGCGAGGCACGGTTCGCTCGCGAGGCCGACGCCATCGGCAGGTTAAGCCACCCGAGCCTCGTCGCGCTCGTTGGCACGTGCCCGGAGGCGCGCGCCGTGGTGCACGAGCTCGTGCCGGCCGGGAGCCTGGAGGACCGCCTCGACCAAGGAGGCGAGGGgacgctgccgccgctgccgtggATGGCGCGGTGCCGCGTGGCACACCAGGTCTGCTCCGCGCTGGCCTTCCTCCACGCGTCATTCAAGACGGTGCACGGCGACGTTCGTCCGACGAACATCCTCCTGCTAGATCAGGCCGACGAGCGGCGCTCCTCCATTAAACTCGCCGGCCTCGGCATGCGCGGGCTCCTGGCGCAGGCGGAGCAGCAACGGGCCGGACGCGAGGCGCTGGCGTACGTGGACAAGCGGTACGTCGCGACGGGGGAGCCGACCCCGCAGTGCGACGTGCACGCCCTGGGCCTGCTGCTCCTCCGGCTGGTCACGGGCCTGCCGGCGCGTTGGGCGAAGAAGGCGGCGCTGGAGGCCGCCGCCGGCGGGGGCAGAGCCTGGCAGCAGGTGGTGGACGCGAGCGCAGGGGGGTGGCCGACGGAGGTGGCCACCGAGGTGGCGCTCCTCGGGCTGAGGTGCTGCGCCGTGAGCGACGGCAGAGTGGCGTGTCGCCCGGCCGGTGAGCTGCTCGAGGAGGCGCGCGCCGCGCTGGAGGCCACGATGGACGCCGCGCCGGGCCGGACGTGGTCTTCATCACTGCTGTCATCGTCGGAGACGGAGGCGTCtaacggcggcggcgcgcggcccgTCCTACATCCTCTGCCAGATAATGAGGATCCAAATAATAATATGTGTGCCAGCAGCAGCAGGTCCACTAGGTAG
- the LOC123165888 gene encoding uncharacterized protein codes for MERESTGGKEKGRGRRAVVGSPAALDRCTGAELLLGDAKIQGGTRVRGCGSMQRWRCSCNFEEGAETSSTSAGLGPSITCLTGRSRGRQALLSTGHKLLPTKTKELIVEIQLLGEEIMNREQNILSLKEYLICMLSVGCPLLLKFYHHLVVLEIRDDILSSAAAKSPAPPVLYTPVPLDIQCLASAQHEHLLNRIVPFMRMN; via the exons ATGGAGAGAGAGAGCACGGGAGGGAAGGAGAAAGGAAGAGGGAGGCGGGCCGTGGTTGGTTCTCCGGCGGCACTGGATCGGTGCACGGGCGCGGAGCTCCTGCTCGGGGACGCGAAGATCCAGGGAGGCACTCGGGTGCGAGGCTGCGGGTCAATGCAGAGATGGCGCTGCTCATGCAACTTTGAAGAAGGCGCCGAGACGTCATCTACATCCGCAG GTTTGGGTCCATCTATAACATGCTTGACCGGGCGATCACGCGGCCGTCAAGCACTCTTATCTACTGGTCATAAGCTCTTACCAACTAAG ACAAAGGAACTGATAGTGGAGATTCAATTGCTCGGAGAGGAAATCATGAACCGCGAGCAGAATATTCTCTCACTGAAAGAATATTTGATCTGT ATGTTGTCGGTCGGGTGTCCTCTACTACTGAAGTTTTACCACCATCTGGTGGTGCTTGAGATCAGAGACGACATACTTTCATCAGCAGCGGCCAAATCCCCAGCGCCGCCTGTGTTGTACACCCCTGTACCCCTCGACATCCAGTGCCTCGCGTCTGCCCAACATGAACACCTCCTCAATAG GATAGTTCCCTTTATGCGCATGAACTAA